In one Liolophura sinensis isolate JHLJ2023 chromosome 11, CUHK_Ljap_v2, whole genome shotgun sequence genomic region, the following are encoded:
- the LOC135478316 gene encoding uncharacterized protein LOC135478316 gives MLSDTTTYRQITKDPTPKLEREFRAKLKALQNSNEIDIQLYRKLTTHPRAPYARATIKVHKNPIKARLLICSRGTVHYDTAQYLTKLLTPLGKTSKSYIKDSAEFCNKVKDIPGTAQLISYDVLDLFTNIPREESLDIIRQKLNSGQHALNTAMKPDSIISLLDSCIHSTYFTWGDDIYEQLHGLPMGSPLSPLISEIYMTEFENKALATSPIKPLCWFRKVDDTFVALNKTDHLNTQNNRIQLTMEQECNKTIPFLDVLISKRNDKLLTSVYRKPTHSDQYVNYQSNQPNRIKRGIISILTKRALQISSINLQEEINHLKTAFTTQNRYPPQLVERTISKTLNPANKTRATRPDHPNIYI, from the coding sequence ATGCTCAGCGACACAACGACATACAGGCAAATAACCAAAGACCCCACACCGAAACTAGAAAGAGAATTTAGGGCAAAACTCAAAGCCCTGCAGAACAGCAATGAAATCGACATCCAACTGTACCGAAAGCTCACAACACACCCCAGAGCACCTTACGCCAGGGCAACCATCAAAGTTCATAAGAACCCGATCAAAGCCCGACTCCTGATCTGCTCCAGAGGCACTGTCCACTACGACACGGCACAGTACCTCACTAAACTCCTAACACCTCTGGGCAAAACTTCCAAATCTTACATCAAAGACTCAGCAGAATTTTGTAACAAAGTTAAAGACATTCCAGGCACAGCCCAACTGATCAGTTACGACGTCCTTGACCTATTTACCAATATCCCGAGAGAAGAATCCCTAGACATCATACGACAGAAGCTGAACAGTGGACAACACGCCCTTAACACAGCCATGAAACCTGACAGCATAATCAGCCTTCTGGACTCGTGTATACATTCCACCTATTTCACGTGGGGGGATGACATATATGAACAACTCCACGGTTTACCGATGGGATCCCCCCTATCACCACTTATCTCCgaaatatacatgacagaatttgaGAACAAAGCCTTAGCTACAAGCCCCATCAAACCGTTGTGTTGGTTCCGTAAGGTAGATGACACATTCGTAGCACTAAACAAGACTGACCACCTCAACACCCAGAACAACAGGATACAGCTCACCATGGAACAAGAATGCAACAAAACCATACCGTTTCTGGATGTACTTATTAGCAAGAGGAACGACAAACTCCTCACTTCAGTATACCGCAAACCCACACACTCAGACCAATACGTGAATTACCAATCTAACCAACCTAATCGGATCAAGAGAGGAATAATATCTATCCTAACAAAACGAGCCCTACAGATATCCAGCATCAACctccaagaagaaataaatcacctcaAAACAGCCTTCACCACCCAAAACCGATACCCCCCACAATTAGTGGAGAGAACGATCAGCAAAACCCTCAATCCGGCTAACAAGACCAGAGCAACGAGACCCGAccaccccaatatatatatataa